From a single Cyclobacterium marinum DSM 745 genomic region:
- a CDS encoding peptidylprolyl isomerase encodes MNLKHIYFLLVGILFASASPLPDPIKETNLPSDYLLKINGEASYSEEFLYVLNKNRQQEDAPISKEDFDQNFDLFVDYKLKVKHAMDLGMHQTEEFIEEFIAFKEELKKPYLLENSLTEGELRKAYSRMQEIVKASHILFKFPPNATKEDSIAVFKMAIKVKAEAEAGADFHKLAATYSEDPSANINKGDLGYFTALQMVLPFEEAAYNLKPGEISDPVISDYGYHIIKLEDRRPNPGQLHVSHLLIRSGEHTGDQEDQIARNKINQIHQSLLNEPSIWPELVNTYSEDEASKVNKGLIPWFGVGAIVPEFEHAAFSLKNKGDFSAPVKTDYGYHIIRLEGSKPVPSFEEVLPKIKSSILRDSRSKLIKEQVLAMQKAKFKAVENQTLLSKLKNTFSKTKGRPKAELYKELEALALTNVEPLIQSDWKEANLGDLIEFLKISDPSGKTVLKVNFDKAYTEFSTQQFSLWEEEYIYENNLEYRQLVNEYKQGMLLFELMNNEVWQKALEDSAGQMDYFESNREQYLWEKRVKALVVKAKNGQDISEVTNWLKDQPLSDSLSGELNTKFLEENPLLFTVNQTIYEINKNELFSDLDLDQRFHKLKRNNETILLVLGETLPARQKQFGETRGKLIQDYQQFLEKKLLTELKQNYNIQVNEDEKEKLYQSLVQ; translated from the coding sequence ATGAATTTGAAGCATATATATTTCCTTTTGGTAGGAATTTTATTTGCAAGTGCCTCTCCGCTTCCTGATCCAATCAAGGAAACAAATCTACCGTCGGACTATCTCTTGAAAATTAATGGTGAGGCTTCTTATTCTGAGGAGTTTTTATACGTACTCAATAAAAACCGGCAACAAGAGGACGCACCGATCAGTAAAGAGGATTTTGATCAAAATTTTGACCTTTTTGTTGATTACAAGTTAAAAGTAAAGCATGCCATGGACTTGGGTATGCACCAAACCGAAGAATTTATAGAGGAATTCATTGCTTTTAAGGAGGAGTTAAAAAAACCCTACCTTTTAGAAAACTCACTTACTGAAGGGGAGTTAAGGAAAGCCTACAGCAGGATGCAAGAAATTGTAAAGGCAAGTCATATACTTTTCAAGTTCCCCCCAAATGCCACTAAGGAAGATTCTATTGCAGTTTTTAAAATGGCAATAAAAGTTAAAGCCGAAGCCGAAGCCGGTGCTGATTTCCATAAATTGGCAGCAACCTATTCAGAGGACCCTTCCGCAAATATTAATAAAGGAGATTTGGGATACTTTACTGCTTTGCAAATGGTCTTGCCTTTTGAAGAAGCTGCCTACAATTTAAAACCCGGGGAAATATCCGATCCAGTCATATCTGATTACGGTTACCATATTATCAAACTAGAAGACCGCAGACCCAACCCGGGACAGCTTCATGTTTCACATCTTTTGATTCGTTCCGGAGAACATACGGGAGATCAAGAAGACCAAATTGCCCGAAATAAAATTAACCAAATTCATCAATCACTGCTCAATGAGCCTTCTATTTGGCCGGAATTGGTGAATACTTATTCTGAAGATGAGGCCAGTAAAGTGAACAAAGGCCTTATACCATGGTTTGGAGTAGGAGCCATTGTTCCGGAATTTGAACATGCCGCCTTTTCATTAAAAAATAAAGGAGATTTTTCGGCTCCGGTTAAAACAGACTATGGTTACCACATCATTAGACTGGAAGGCTCCAAACCTGTACCATCGTTTGAAGAAGTATTACCAAAAATCAAATCTAGTATCTTGCGAGACAGCAGATCCAAACTAATAAAAGAGCAGGTTTTGGCCATGCAAAAGGCAAAATTTAAAGCTGTTGAAAACCAGACACTCCTCTCTAAGCTAAAAAACACCTTTTCTAAAACCAAAGGAAGACCAAAAGCTGAACTTTATAAAGAATTGGAGGCACTTGCCTTAACGAACGTGGAACCGCTTATCCAATCAGATTGGAAGGAGGCAAACTTGGGAGATTTAATTGAATTTCTGAAAATTTCTGACCCATCGGGTAAGACAGTTCTTAAGGTCAATTTTGATAAGGCTTATACGGAATTTTCGACCCAACAATTCTCCCTCTGGGAAGAAGAATACATTTATGAAAACAACTTAGAATACCGGCAATTGGTCAATGAGTACAAACAGGGTATGCTGCTATTTGAATTGATGAACAATGAAGTTTGGCAAAAAGCTTTAGAAGATAGCGCTGGTCAGATGGATTATTTTGAAAGCAATAGAGAACAATACCTCTGGGAAAAGAGAGTAAAAGCACTTGTGGTGAAAGCAAAAAATGGTCAGGACATTTCAGAAGTTACCAATTGGCTAAAGGATCAACCTCTTTCAGACAGTTTATCCGGTGAATTGAATACAAAATTTCTAGAAGAAAACCCTTTGCTGTTTACAGTAAACCAAACCATTTACGAAATAAATAAAAATGAATTGTTTAGCGACCTGGATTTAGATCAAAGGTTTCATAAGCTAAAACGAAATAATGAAACCATCCTACTCGTTTTAGGGGAAACCTTGCCTGCCAGACAAAAGCAATTTGGTGAAACTCGAGGGAAACTAATTCAGGATTACCAGCAGTTTTTAGAAAAAAAATTACTTACAGAACTTAAACAAAATTATAACATCCAAGTAAATGAGGATGAAAAGGAAAAATTATATCAATCACTTGTTCAATAA
- a CDS encoding ATP-binding protein, with protein sequence MKHELKLYCEKSRLSELRTFITEVLSTTDLNDISQNQLILAVEEVCANLIIHSHDCNPHSFIILKVRLNDDNIVFEIRDSGKAFNLKKYKSPEVNSVVKEKRKGGLGLLLVRKIMDKIEFETNHSINTCRLIKKLNSK encoded by the coding sequence ATGAAGCATGAATTAAAATTATATTGTGAAAAAAGTCGGCTGTCGGAATTAAGAACATTTATTACAGAAGTTCTTTCCACTACCGACTTGAATGATATAAGCCAGAATCAATTGATTTTGGCAGTGGAAGAGGTATGTGCCAACCTTATCATTCATTCACATGATTGTAACCCCCATAGTTTTATCATACTCAAAGTGCGGTTAAACGATGACAACATCGTCTTCGAGATAAGGGACTCTGGAAAAGCTTTTAATTTAAAAAAATACAAATCCCCGGAGGTTAATTCTGTGGTTAAAGAGAAACGAAAGGGAGGACTGGGTTTACTTCTGGTAAGGAAAATAATGGATAAAATAGAATTTGAAACCAATCATTCTATCAATACCTGCCGCCTGATAAAAAAACTCAATTCCAAATAA
- a CDS encoding peptidylprolyl isomerase yields the protein MSLPYMNKWTKTLSLFLLLGLSMFQVVLAQDNSDGAETDEKKPEKKPSGQVLDKIIAKVDNYIILESDLQKAYLEASSQAQQGFEVPTKCQVFESLLINKMMMAKAEIDSVIVSDAEVIIQTDQRFNMVLQQFGGDEEMLIENYGKTGDQLKSEIQDAVKEQLVVGKMQGVITEGLQVSPNDVRKFYNSIPKDSLPFFSSEVVVGQIVKKPEVSQVQKDKVYNQLAEIKAKILSGESDFATMARQYSEGPSGPQGGDLGFFKRGELAPEYEATAFELKQGEISDPVETVFGIHLIQLLERRGNTFNSRHILIRPTPSEEDILKAERELDSLRQEIVNGNIEFAKAAKENSDDRETSDAGGFFTDPSTGSNRLTSRTLEDPILFFTLDSMEIGDITPTIRFDDVDQRGQSEPGVRILYYKNRYPAHRANISDDYEKLKEAARRKKEEEILANWFVLAKEEVFIDIDPAYDNCNVLAEK from the coding sequence ATGAGTTTACCATATATGAATAAATGGACCAAAACCCTTAGCTTATTTCTACTGCTCGGCCTTTCCATGTTTCAGGTTGTATTGGCTCAGGACAACAGTGATGGGGCAGAAACGGACGAAAAAAAGCCGGAAAAAAAGCCTAGTGGTCAAGTACTAGACAAAATAATCGCCAAAGTCGACAACTATATCATATTAGAGTCGGACCTTCAAAAGGCCTATTTGGAGGCTTCTTCGCAAGCCCAACAGGGTTTTGAAGTACCGACCAAATGTCAGGTGTTTGAATCCTTACTAATCAATAAGATGATGATGGCAAAGGCAGAAATCGATTCTGTAATCGTTTCAGATGCTGAAGTGATTATCCAAACAGATCAGCGATTCAATATGGTTCTTCAGCAGTTTGGAGGAGATGAAGAAATGCTTATAGAGAACTATGGCAAAACCGGAGACCAATTAAAAAGTGAAATCCAAGATGCTGTCAAAGAACAATTGGTTGTGGGAAAAATGCAGGGAGTCATCACAGAAGGCCTTCAGGTTTCTCCCAATGACGTAAGAAAGTTCTACAATTCTATACCAAAAGATTCTCTCCCATTTTTCTCTTCAGAAGTGGTTGTGGGGCAGATTGTAAAAAAACCGGAAGTTAGCCAAGTTCAAAAAGACAAGGTATATAATCAATTGGCTGAGATAAAGGCAAAAATATTAAGCGGAGAATCTGATTTTGCTACCATGGCAAGGCAATATTCTGAAGGTCCTTCCGGCCCACAAGGAGGTGACCTTGGATTTTTTAAGAGAGGTGAATTAGCTCCTGAATACGAGGCTACAGCCTTTGAACTTAAACAAGGAGAAATCTCTGATCCTGTTGAGACGGTTTTTGGTATCCATTTAATTCAATTACTTGAACGAAGGGGAAATACTTTCAATTCCCGGCATATCCTGATCAGACCTACTCCTTCTGAAGAAGATATTTTAAAAGCAGAACGAGAACTGGACAGCCTCCGACAAGAGATCGTAAATGGCAATATCGAATTCGCAAAAGCTGCCAAAGAAAATTCAGACGATAGGGAAACTTCAGATGCAGGTGGTTTTTTCACTGATCCATCTACGGGTTCCAACCGACTGACTTCAAGAACGCTAGAAGATCCTATTCTCTTTTTCACCTTAGACAGTATGGAAATAGGTGACATCACCCCTACCATCAGGTTTGATGATGTAGATCAGAGGGGCCAATCAGAGCCGGGAGTAAGAATTTTGTATTACAAAAATCGTTACCCTGCCCACAGGGCCAATATTTCTGATGATTACGAAAAACTAAAAGAAGCAGCCAGAAGGAAAAAAGAGGAAGAAATTCTTGCCAATTGGTTTGTATTAGCCAAAGAAGAGGTCTTTATAGATATCGATCCTGCCTACGATAATTGTAATGTATTGGCAGAAAAATAA
- a CDS encoding GAF domain-containing SpoIIE family protein phosphatase: MVKLPQIQRGKIYILLAVLSWMGLLLVNLIRVFGEINQMEGVISKEITWVLEILFFIWLYIYFNDSIKKNENRSFIDFIWRPASTGLIATGTSFLINFFYYLLGDSRLSEDLLLMNFFYHVNFAVVSIFLISTTLSWKHLILYQKSKAIVQQWQAYEVILLISMFFVLISQASFNYGFMFGLIFLIIYGAILSINLKWIPYLTFREKWKSILFMVIIIACTVYLFFRLVSYTQQNIHFVNLSENLFLLGLFVFVLLYAVFSLLVTLFNLPTSSVFEQKLTEAISFQKLSQSIKPGENEEQVLDILMDSCMSAAYVDAGWLELHPSEPEETSKIQLQKFISNGERQEVLELLRKVEPFSSYLTKRSEIKKEYLYGQIPHETYKSVLVLSVSANKKTLGDIFLLKEVKDGFNKEMINIISTFVGQTSISIENHRLLNEAIKNERYREELEIAQRVQRSLLPSELHHNNSFEIDGFSAAADEVGGDYYETFRFDNENFALIIGDVSGKGTSAAFNMSQMKGVFHSLVQLNLSPINFLSKANSALSRCLEKNNFITTTYYTINTSLKEIYFARAGHCPTLFYSLEQGCSRFLNIKGMGLGIVRNEGYENYLEEGYLKYRPGDVMVMYTDGIVEAKNQENQEFGYDKLRLLLDHYKTLPAKEIKSKIVNEVYDFVGREALPDDDYSILVIKFNA; encoded by the coding sequence ATGGTGAAGTTACCCCAAATACAAAGAGGAAAAATATATATCCTCCTGGCTGTCCTTTCTTGGATGGGCTTGCTGCTGGTCAATTTGATCAGGGTATTCGGTGAAATTAACCAAATGGAAGGGGTCATTAGCAAGGAAATCACATGGGTCCTTGAAATCTTATTTTTTATTTGGCTTTACATTTATTTCAATGATTCCATTAAAAAGAATGAAAACCGAAGTTTTATAGATTTTATTTGGAGACCGGCATCTACAGGTTTAATAGCTACCGGTACTTCTTTTCTTATTAATTTTTTTTATTACCTGCTAGGGGATTCAAGGCTGTCGGAAGATCTCCTTTTGATGAATTTCTTTTACCATGTTAATTTTGCAGTGGTTTCCATTTTTCTAATATCTACTACCCTGAGTTGGAAACACCTTATACTCTACCAAAAGAGCAAGGCCATTGTTCAACAATGGCAGGCTTATGAAGTAATCTTACTGATCAGTATGTTTTTTGTATTGATTAGTCAGGCCAGTTTCAATTATGGTTTCATGTTTGGATTGATCTTTTTGATCATCTATGGTGCCATACTTTCCATCAATTTAAAGTGGATTCCTTATTTAACCTTTAGGGAAAAATGGAAATCTATTCTCTTTATGGTGATAATCATTGCCTGTACTGTATACCTTTTCTTCCGCTTGGTTTCCTACACTCAACAAAACATTCATTTTGTTAACCTTTCGGAAAACCTCTTTCTTCTGGGACTTTTTGTGTTCGTATTGCTGTATGCGGTGTTTAGCTTATTGGTGACCTTGTTTAACCTACCCACATCCTCGGTGTTTGAGCAAAAACTTACTGAGGCCATTAGTTTTCAGAAGCTAAGCCAATCTATAAAGCCCGGAGAAAATGAGGAGCAAGTATTGGATATATTAATGGACAGCTGCATGAGTGCTGCTTATGTGGATGCAGGCTGGCTGGAGTTGCACCCTTCCGAACCGGAAGAAACTTCCAAAATTCAATTACAAAAATTTATTAGCAATGGAGAAAGGCAGGAAGTGCTGGAATTGTTAAGAAAAGTAGAACCATTTTCCTCTTATTTAACCAAACGGTCTGAAATAAAAAAAGAATACCTATATGGGCAAATTCCCCACGAAACCTATAAATCGGTATTGGTACTTTCCGTTTCTGCCAATAAAAAAACCCTTGGCGACATTTTTTTATTAAAAGAAGTCAAAGATGGCTTTAATAAAGAAATGATAAATATTATTTCAACTTTTGTTGGCCAGACTTCCATCTCCATAGAAAATCACCGACTACTTAATGAGGCCATTAAAAATGAACGGTACCGGGAAGAACTGGAAATTGCCCAAAGGGTACAAAGAAGTCTTCTGCCTTCAGAGTTACATCATAACAACAGTTTTGAAATTGATGGTTTTTCTGCTGCAGCCGATGAAGTAGGTGGCGATTATTATGAGACCTTTCGCTTTGATAATGAAAACTTTGCATTAATTATTGGAGATGTTTCAGGAAAAGGAACTTCGGCGGCATTCAATATGTCACAAATGAAAGGGGTTTTTCACAGTTTGGTACAATTAAATCTCTCACCAATAAACTTTTTATCCAAAGCCAACAGTGCTCTAAGCCGCTGCTTAGAAAAAAACAACTTTATAACTACTACGTATTACACCATCAATACATCTTTGAAGGAGATTTATTTTGCCCGAGCCGGTCATTGCCCTACCCTATTTTATTCCCTAGAGCAAGGTTGTTCTCGCTTTCTGAATATCAAGGGCATGGGACTTGGAATAGTAAGAAATGAAGGATATGAAAATTACCTCGAAGAGGGCTATTTAAAGTACCGGCCGGGAGATGTCATGGTTATGTATACAGATGGAATAGTGGAAGCTAAAAATCAAGAAAACCAAGAATTTGGTTACGACAAACTAAGGCTTCTATTGGATCATTATAAGACATTACCTGCAAAGGAAATAAAAAGTAAGATTGTAAATGAAGTTTATGATTTTGTGGGTAGAGAGGCCCTACCGGATGATGATTATTCTATTTTAGTCATCAAATTTAATGCATAA
- a CDS encoding peptidyl-prolyl cis-trans isomerase yields MKRKNYINHLFNKKLLAAGLMLFMTSCDLFKMKNEEEDPDNLIIATVGNANLYHTDIDHLSKEMSPDLDSAELVNRYIQSWVKKQLVIKEASQNLTINEAEINRKLLDYRYALIAYEYEKNYVEEELNKEVTQAEIEEYYQNNNKNFALKEIIVRTNFVKLEKDLPQRRQLERLLNSDEESKKQELKDFAIRYANNYFMEDSTWINFEDIILNTPLTQNNNHVQLIRNEKLIHVDDETYAYYFKILEYRLQDQVPPLEFVKDEISKIIVNKRRAEIAEKLKRDIYNNALKNNEFTIYE; encoded by the coding sequence ATGAAAAGGAAAAATTATATCAATCACTTGTTCAATAAAAAATTGCTGGCAGCCGGCCTTATGCTTTTCATGACTTCTTGTGATTTGTTCAAGATGAAAAATGAGGAGGAAGACCCCGATAATCTTATAATAGCGACGGTAGGCAATGCGAACTTGTACCATACTGATATCGACCATTTAAGCAAAGAGATGTCTCCGGATTTGGATTCTGCGGAATTGGTCAACCGATATATTCAAAGCTGGGTAAAGAAGCAGTTAGTAATCAAGGAGGCTAGTCAAAACCTAACCATTAACGAAGCAGAGATAAACAGAAAGTTGCTTGACTACAGGTATGCACTTATCGCTTATGAATACGAAAAAAATTACGTTGAAGAGGAATTAAATAAAGAGGTAACCCAAGCGGAAATAGAAGAGTATTACCAAAACAACAATAAAAATTTCGCTTTAAAAGAGATCATTGTTAGAACAAACTTTGTGAAGCTTGAAAAAGATTTGCCACAAAGACGACAATTGGAGCGATTACTAAACAGTGATGAAGAAAGCAAAAAACAAGAACTAAAAGACTTTGCCATCCGGTATGCCAACAATTACTTTATGGAAGATTCCACTTGGATCAACTTTGAAGATATTATATTAAATACACCACTAACCCAAAATAACAACCACGTGCAATTGATCAGAAATGAAAAATTGATCCATGTGGATGATGAAACTTATGCTTATTATTTTAAAATTTTGGAATACAGGTTACAAGACCAAGTCCCACCGTTGGAATTTGTGAAAGACGAGATTTCCAAAATTATTGTTAATAAGAGGAGAGCAGAAATAGCCGAAAAATTAAAAAGAGATATTTACAATAATGCACTTAAAAACAATGAGTTTACCATATATGAATAA
- a CDS encoding STAS domain-containing protein — MLTINKTAEKSHLTIGLQGEVDASNSVELDEVIQEALDANIKNILVDGTELQYISSAGLGVFMSYLEDFNEQNILFIIYGLNDKVMNVFHILGLDQLITIIDSREEAEKLVHEA; from the coding sequence ATGTTAACTATAAATAAGACGGCTGAAAAAAGCCATTTAACAATTGGCTTGCAAGGAGAAGTTGATGCCAGCAATTCTGTAGAATTGGATGAGGTGATACAAGAGGCATTGGATGCCAACATCAAGAATATTTTGGTGGATGGCACTGAACTCCAATACATTTCCTCGGCCGGCTTGGGCGTGTTCATGTCCTATTTGGAGGATTTTAATGAGCAAAACATCTTATTTATTATTTACGGTTTAAATGATAAGGTCATGAATGTCTTTCATATCCTTGGTCTTGACCAATTGATTACGATTATAGACAGCAGGGAGGAAGCCGAAAAGTTAGTCCATGAAGCATGA
- a CDS encoding TonB-dependent receptor, whose translation MKKLHYSWILIGFLLLSSNIFAQNGTIRGTIYDEGTGEPLFGVAVSVVGAQLGAVTDFDGDFEIELPEGLYSIQASFISFNTLQLEEIKVNKGEVTLLDNLKMSEFTSDLETVTITAEAIRTTEAALMTVKRNAPQLMDGISAAAFRQIGDGDAASAIKRVTGVSIEGGKYVYIRGLGDRYTKTVLNGMDIPGLDPDRNTIQMDIFPTNIIDNIIVSKSFTSNLSADFTGGVVDIETKDFPEEKTMRLSISGGYNPSMHFNSNFLTTEGSSTDFLGFDNGFRDIPTEGIAEIPQYADVVGNPGGEQGQLYQSILRDFNPTFGGTKKQNLMNYSLGFSLGDQFKHKNNTFGYNFAITYKNTSEFFKGAEFNLYAKPRESDQTELEPLESSVGNYGESNVLLGGLFGVAYKTDYSKYKLNFIHLQNGSSKVGNFDFVNTNLGAEFEADQYNIEYSQRALTNLMLSGVHFSKDGAWELDWKIAPTLSSIEDPDVRVLRFREPNKTISSEVGLPQRIWRSLDEENLVGKLDLSKNHVLFGESAKLRFGSSYAYKQRDFLIQDFQFATGNSTFTGDPNQVLIESNLFSEDNRNGIRYSPLFIPNNPNSYNSNLTNVGLYVHSEFSPFENLKAIVGLRAEKFDQYYTGSNQTQTIVYDNEKVMGDLDLFPTINLIRSIKENQNLRFSYSSTIARPSFKEMSFAEILDPITGRTFIGGLFQETTDGGTEVLWDGNLEATRINNFDLRWEQFLSGGQMFSISAFYKTFDKPIEMVQFLSDPGAFQPRNVGNGTVAGIELELRKSLAFLSPSLETFFFNFNGTLTESRIKMSEAELRSRALTAREGETIDDTRDMSGQAPYIINTGLSYNNYVSGIEAGIFYNVQGSTLNYIGFGNRTDTYTVPFHAVNLSLNKTFGASEKVKAGINVQNLLNQSRKEVFRSYGAEDQIFSSLNPGTLVNVNFSYAF comes from the coding sequence ATGAAAAAATTACACTATAGCTGGATCCTTATAGGTTTTCTGCTTTTGTCCTCCAATATATTTGCCCAGAATGGGACAATTCGTGGGACTATCTATGATGAAGGAACCGGAGAACCCTTATTTGGGGTTGCTGTATCTGTTGTTGGTGCACAATTAGGAGCTGTTACCGACTTCGATGGAGATTTTGAGATTGAACTGCCGGAAGGGCTTTATTCAATACAGGCCTCTTTTATATCTTTCAATACCCTTCAATTGGAAGAGATTAAAGTAAATAAAGGTGAGGTTACCTTACTAGATAATCTTAAGATGTCGGAATTTACTTCTGACCTAGAAACCGTGACCATTACGGCAGAGGCAATCAGAACCACAGAAGCTGCCCTTATGACCGTGAAAAGAAATGCACCTCAATTAATGGATGGTATTTCTGCTGCTGCATTCCGACAGATTGGAGATGGAGATGCAGCATCGGCCATTAAGCGAGTAACAGGTGTTTCTATAGAAGGTGGAAAATATGTTTACATCCGTGGATTGGGAGACCGTTATACCAAGACGGTTTTAAATGGAATGGATATTCCAGGTTTAGATCCGGATAGGAATACCATTCAGATGGATATTTTCCCTACCAATATCATTGACAATATCATCGTTTCGAAATCTTTTACCAGCAACCTGTCGGCAGATTTTACCGGGGGAGTTGTGGACATTGAAACCAAGGATTTCCCGGAAGAAAAAACCATGCGTCTTTCAATTAGTGGCGGATATAATCCTTCCATGCACTTTAACTCAAATTTTTTAACTACAGAAGGAAGCAGTACTGATTTTTTAGGTTTTGACAACGGGTTCAGAGACATACCTACCGAGGGAATTGCAGAAATACCACAATATGCTGATGTAGTAGGAAATCCAGGTGGTGAGCAAGGCCAATTGTACCAAAGCATTTTGCGTGATTTCAACCCTACTTTTGGCGGGACAAAGAAGCAAAACCTTATGAATTACTCTTTGGGCTTCTCTCTTGGAGATCAATTCAAACACAAAAACAATACCTTTGGTTATAATTTTGCAATAACTTACAAAAACACCTCTGAATTTTTTAAAGGGGCTGAATTTAATCTCTATGCCAAACCAAGAGAATCAGATCAAACTGAATTGGAACCTTTGGAAAGCTCAGTGGGTAATTATGGCGAAAGCAATGTATTGCTAGGAGGCTTATTTGGAGTGGCTTATAAAACCGATTATTCCAAATATAAACTTAACTTTATCCACCTACAAAACGGATCTTCTAAGGTTGGTAATTTTGACTTTGTAAACACCAACTTAGGAGCGGAATTCGAGGCGGATCAATACAATATAGAATACAGCCAAAGAGCATTAACCAATTTGATGCTGAGTGGTGTACATTTCAGCAAAGATGGCGCTTGGGAATTGGATTGGAAAATTGCCCCAACCTTATCTTCCATAGAGGATCCGGATGTAAGGGTACTTAGATTCAGAGAACCAAATAAAACCATCTCATCAGAGGTGGGATTACCTCAAAGAATTTGGAGGTCATTGGATGAAGAAAACCTTGTAGGTAAACTTGATCTCTCTAAGAATCATGTGCTCTTTGGAGAATCTGCTAAATTAAGATTTGGATCTTCATATGCCTATAAACAGAGGGATTTCCTAATTCAAGACTTTCAGTTTGCAACCGGTAACTCGACTTTTACCGGGGACCCTAATCAGGTACTGATAGAGAGTAATTTATTCTCCGAAGACAATAGAAATGGGATCAGGTACAGCCCTTTATTTATCCCAAATAATCCTAACAGTTATAATTCAAACTTGACCAATGTTGGATTATATGTTCATAGTGAGTTTAGCCCTTTTGAAAACTTGAAAGCGATTGTAGGACTACGCGCTGAAAAATTTGACCAGTATTATACAGGGAGTAACCAGACTCAAACCATTGTTTATGATAACGAAAAGGTGATGGGAGATCTGGATCTTTTCCCTACCATTAACTTGATCAGGAGTATAAAGGAAAATCAGAACCTTCGTTTTTCTTATTCAAGTACAATTGCCAGACCTTCCTTTAAGGAAATGTCTTTTGCAGAAATTCTTGATCCAATCACCGGAAGAACTTTTATCGGTGGTTTGTTTCAAGAGACAACCGATGGAGGAACTGAAGTTTTATGGGATGGTAATCTAGAAGCCACAAGGATTAATAACTTTGATTTGAGATGGGAGCAATTCCTATCAGGTGGACAGATGTTCTCTATAAGTGCATTTTATAAGACCTTTGACAAACCCATAGAAATGGTGCAGTTCCTTTCTGACCCCGGTGCCTTTCAACCAAGAAATGTTGGAAACGGAACCGTGGCCGGTATTGAATTAGAACTGCGTAAGTCATTGGCTTTTCTGAGCCCTTCACTTGAAACTTTCTTCTTTAATTTTAATGGTACCCTTACGGAATCTAGAATTAAAATGTCAGAAGCAGAATTAAGATCAAGAGCACTTACAGCCAGAGAGGGAGAAACCATTGATGATACCAGAGATATGTCCGGCCAAGCCCCTTATATTATCAATACAGGGTTAAGCTATAACAATTATGTTTCCGGTATTGAAGCAGGTATATTTTATAATGTCCAAGGTTCTACACTGAATTATATCGGATTTGGAAATAGGACTGATACCTATACTGTTCCTTTCCATGCAGTGAATTTAAGCTTGAACAAAACTTTTGGGGCCAGTGAGAAAGTTAAGGCCGGTATTAATGTTCAAAACTTGCTTAATCAATCCAGAAAAGAAGTTTTTAGGTCTTATGGGGCTGAAGATCAAATTTTCTCAAGTTTAAACCCCGGTACACTTGTGAATGTTAACTTTTCATATGCTTTTTAA